DNA sequence from the Tenacibaculum mesophilum genome:
CCAATTGAAATTTTGATGCTTTCGAAATATCCAATTCCTTTTTAGTAAAGCAAGGTAGTAGCGCCTTGTTTAGTTTGGCTAAAAACTTAAAAAAACTTTTTTTCATTAGTAGTTGATTTTACTATCAAAAATAACGAAAAATAATTTGATATGATAAGAAGAACTAAACTTTTACTTAGTTTAAAAT
Encoded proteins:
- a CDS encoding SsrA-binding protein, with amino-acid sequence MKKSFFKFLAKLNKALLPCFTKKELDISKASKFQLAIIGWRAYITINSLD